A section of the Mesobacillus jeotgali genome encodes:
- the codY gene encoding GTP-sensing pleiotropic transcriptional regulator CodY, with translation MDLLSKTRKINALLQKAAGKPVNFKEMSETLSEVIEANIFVVSRRGKLLGFAINQQIENERMVKMLEDRQFPEEYTKNLFNIQETSPNLDVDSEYTAFPVENRELFKSGLTTIVPIIGGGERLGTLILARLEEQFHDDDLILGEYGATVVGMEILREKAEEIEGEARSKAVVQMAISSLSYSELEAIEHIFEELNGKEGLLVASKIADRVGITRSVIVNALRKLESAGVIESRSLGMKGTYIKVLNDKFLFELEKLKNN, from the coding sequence ATGGACTTACTATCAAAAACTAGAAAAATTAATGCCCTGCTCCAAAAAGCTGCCGGCAAACCGGTGAACTTCAAAGAAATGTCAGAGACACTAAGTGAAGTAATTGAAGCGAATATCTTTGTTGTCAGTCGCAGAGGAAAGCTGCTTGGCTTTGCCATCAACCAGCAAATCGAGAACGAGCGTATGGTTAAAATGCTCGAAGACCGCCAATTCCCGGAAGAGTATACAAAGAATCTATTCAATATCCAGGAAACATCCCCAAATTTGGATGTGGACAGTGAGTATACAGCATTCCCGGTTGAAAACAGAGAGCTTTTCAAAAGCGGGTTAACAACAATCGTGCCTATCATCGGTGGCGGTGAGCGACTTGGAACTTTGATCCTTGCCCGTCTTGAGGAGCAATTCCATGATGATGATCTTATTCTTGGTGAATATGGCGCGACAGTAGTAGGGATGGAAATCCTTCGCGAGAAAGCTGAAGAGATCGAGGGTGAGGCACGCAGCAAAGCTGTAGTACAAATGGCAATCAGCTCACTTTCATACAGCGAACTTGAAGCAATTGAGCACATCTTTGAAGAACTAAATGGAAAAGAAGGCTTGCTTGTAGCTTCCAAAATCGCTGACAGAGTCGGAATCACTCGTTCTGTAATTGTTAACGCACTGCGCAAGCTGGAAAGTGCAGGGGTGATTGAATCCCGTTCTTTAGGGATGAAGGGAACCTACATCAAAGTTTTAAATGATAAGTTT
- the hslV gene encoding ATP-dependent protease subunit HslV gives MSEFHATTIFAVQHKGQCAMSGDGQVTFGNAVVMKHTAKKVRKLFNGKVIAGFAGSVADAFTLFEMFEGKLEEYNGNLQRAAVELAKQWRSDKVLRRLEAMLIVMNDSDMLLISGTGEVIEPDDGILAIGSGGNYALSAGRALKQYAGEHLTAKEIAKSSLEIAADICVYTNHNIIVEEL, from the coding sequence ATGTCGGAATTCCATGCTACAACGATATTTGCAGTTCAACATAAAGGCCAATGTGCGATGTCTGGCGATGGCCAGGTTACCTTTGGGAATGCTGTAGTGATGAAACACACAGCAAAGAAAGTGCGAAAGTTGTTTAATGGTAAAGTAATTGCTGGATTTGCTGGTTCAGTCGCTGATGCGTTTACCTTGTTTGAAATGTTCGAAGGAAAGCTGGAGGAATACAACGGCAATCTTCAAAGGGCAGCGGTAGAACTTGCGAAGCAGTGGAGGAGTGACAAAGTCCTCAGAAGGCTGGAAGCTATGCTGATTGTAATGAATGATAGTGATATGCTTCTTATCTCAGGAACAGGTGAAGTGATTGAACCTGATGATGGCATACTCGCGATCGGTTCTGGAGGGAATTATGCTTTGTCTGCTGGCCGTGCACTAAAGCAATATGCTGGAGAACACTTGACAGCTAAAGAGATTGCGAAATCTTCGTTGGAAATTGCAGCTGATATTTGTGTTTACACAAACCACAATATCATCGTGGAAGAACTGTAA
- the hslU gene encoding HslU--HslV peptidase ATPase subunit: MKRGVISVKQTTNLTPRQIVEKLDQYIIGQKDAKKAVAVALRNRYRRGLLAENIRDEIIPKNILMIGPTGVGKTEIARRMAKLVGAPFVKVEATKFTEVGYVGRDVESMVRDLVETSIRLVKEEKIEKVKEPAEENANRRLVELLVPSAKKSVNYKNPLEMLFGGSQQQPEQDTSQSEDLGLFEKRKNIKQKLEQGELEDELVTVEVEEQAPSMFDMLQGSGMEQMGMNMQDALSGLMPKKRKKRKLPVREARKLLINEEAQKLIDMDEVTQEATNRAEQAGIIFIDEIDKIASKNSGGSSADVSREGVQRDILPVVEGSTVNTKYGPVKTDHILFVAAGAFHMAKPSDLIPELQGRFPIRVELTKLTVEDFYRILIEPDNALTKQYEALLETEGIQIEFSDDAIRKIAEVAYEVNQNTDNIGARRLQTILEKLLEDLSFEAPDINLEKVAITPQYVEEKLGAISRNKDLSQFIL; the protein is encoded by the coding sequence ATGAAAAGGGGAGTGATAAGTGTGAAGCAAACGACAAATTTAACTCCAAGGCAGATTGTTGAAAAGCTGGACCAGTATATCATCGGACAAAAGGATGCAAAAAAAGCCGTTGCTGTTGCTCTAAGAAACAGATATCGCAGGGGATTGCTCGCTGAAAATATTAGAGATGAAATCATCCCCAAGAATATCCTGATGATTGGACCTACTGGCGTTGGTAAAACGGAAATAGCCAGAAGAATGGCCAAGTTGGTTGGCGCTCCTTTTGTCAAGGTAGAAGCAACCAAATTTACTGAAGTCGGGTATGTTGGACGTGATGTCGAGTCAATGGTCAGGGATCTGGTTGAAACCTCAATCAGGCTTGTAAAAGAAGAAAAGATCGAGAAGGTTAAGGAACCAGCTGAAGAAAACGCGAATCGACGTTTGGTTGAACTTCTTGTGCCATCTGCAAAAAAATCCGTGAATTATAAAAACCCTCTTGAAATGCTGTTTGGCGGCAGCCAGCAGCAGCCTGAACAAGATACAAGTCAATCAGAGGATTTAGGGTTATTTGAAAAAAGGAAAAACATCAAGCAGAAGCTGGAACAAGGTGAACTTGAAGATGAACTGGTTACAGTAGAAGTAGAAGAACAGGCACCTTCCATGTTTGATATGCTCCAGGGCTCAGGAATGGAACAAATGGGTATGAACATGCAGGATGCCCTAAGCGGCCTGATGCCAAAAAAGAGAAAGAAAAGAAAGCTTCCTGTTAGGGAAGCCAGAAAATTATTGATCAATGAGGAAGCCCAAAAGTTGATTGATATGGATGAAGTTACCCAGGAGGCTACAAATCGTGCAGAGCAGGCGGGCATCATTTTTATTGATGAAATAGATAAGATTGCCAGCAAGAATTCAGGCGGTTCTAGCGCAGATGTGTCGAGGGAGGGCGTCCAGAGAGACATACTCCCGGTAGTAGAAGGGTCGACGGTTAATACGAAATATGGTCCTGTAAAAACAGATCATATCTTATTCGTTGCCGCCGGTGCATTCCATATGGCTAAGCCTTCCGATTTGATTCCTGAACTCCAGGGCCGTTTCCCAATTCGAGTTGAGCTGACTAAGCTGACCGTTGAGGATTTTTACCGGATTCTGATTGAGCCGGATAATGCGCTGACAAAGCAATATGAAGCTTTATTGGAAACAGAAGGTATACAAATTGAATTTTCTGACGATGCTATTCGTAAGATAGCGGAAGTCGCATATGAAGTAAACCAGAATACAGATAATATTGGAGCAAGAAGGCTGCAGACAATCCTTGAGAAGCTTCTTGAAGATCTGAGCTTCGAAGCACCCGATATTAATCTGGAAAAGGTAGCAATCACCCCGCAATATGTGGAAGAAAAACTTGGCGCTATCTCTAGAAATAAGGATTTAAGCCAGTTCATATTGTAG